From the Patagioenas fasciata isolate bPatFas1 chromosome Z, bPatFas1.hap1, whole genome shotgun sequence genome, one window contains:
- the LOC136115353 gene encoding interferon alpha-2-like, whose protein sequence is MNTFGLIHIGLIVLCITTISSHQCNHLPLQQRKAIENSLQLLDKMGEKFPQRCLREKMSFRFPKQVLKPTQKEAVEVAIEEIFQHIFYIFSKNLTLAAWDGTALEKFQNGLYHQIEQLEACVIKKQTHYFRSKEVNRLKLKKYFQKIDCFLKDKQHNLCSWEISRAEMRRCLQLIDKVIRKLYKVRIFSSPPLMDAS, encoded by the exons ATGAACACTTTTGGCTTGATACACATTGGCCTCATAGTGTTGTGCATCACCACCATCTCCAGTCATCAATGTAATCACCTTCCTTTACAGCAAAGAAAAGCAATAGAGAACAGCCTGCAACTTTTGGACAAAATGGGTGAAAAGTTTCCACAGCGATGTCTAAGAGAGAAAATGTCCTTCAGATTTCCTAAGCAGGTTCTAAAGCCCACACAGAAAGAGGCTGTTGAAGTGGCCATTGAAGAGATCTTCCAACACATCTTCTATATCTTTAGCAAAAATCTGACTCTAGCTGCTTGGGATGGGACAGCTTTAGAAAAATTCCAAAATGGACTTTATCATCAAATTGAGCAATTGGAAGCATGTGTAATCAAGAAGCAGACCCACTACTTTCGGAGTAAAGAAGTCAACAGGCTGAAACTGAAAAAGTACTTCCAAAAAATAGACTGTTTTCTTAAAGACAAACAACACAACCTGTGCTCCTGGGAGATCAGCCGTGCAGAAATGAGGAGATGTCTTCAATTGATTGATAAAGTCATAAGGAAGCTTTACAA GGTGCGCATATTCTCCTCTCCGCCACTCATGGACGCAAGCTAG
- the HACD4 gene encoding very-long-chain (3R)-3-hydroxyacyl-CoA dehydratase 4 isoform X1 gives MQQRAHSTNQAAGRLGEVCKVIRFTMNTYLFVYDLMQFCGHSWIFTNMIIRFMSFGKDSLADTFYSIGLVMRLCQLLSILEILHILIGIDKSRLFPRFLQITERIIVLFVVINSQEEVQGKYIVCVLFFLWNLLDVVRYTYNMLARMEIHYLPLTWLNFSLCIPLYPLSVLAKAFAICVSLPYFESFGTYSIKLPFPFAFSIYFPYVLKMYLLVLFIGKYLIFQKAGSQDKWDVYGNKKSHQYNSFHKL, from the exons ATGCAGCAGCGAGCCCATTCTACAAACCAGGCAGCAGGGAGGCTAGGTGAAGTTTGTAAGGTTATCCG CTTTACCATGAACACCTACCTCTTTGTGTATGACTTAATGCAATTCTGTGGACATTCCTGGATATTTACAAATATGATCATCAGGTTCATGTCATTTGGAAAAG ATTCGTTGGCTGACACGTTTTACTCCATAGGACTTGTAATGCGCCTTTGCCAATTGTTATCTATACTGGAGATTCTACACATCCTGATTGGCATTGATAAAAGCCGTCTCTTCCCCAGGTTTTTGCAG atcacTGAGAGAATAATTGTTTTATTTGTCGTGATCAACAGTCAGGAAGAAGTTCAAGGAAAATACAtcgtgtgtgttttatttttcctttggaatTTATTAGATGTGGTCAG GTACACCTACAACATGTTAGCAAGGATGGAAATACACTACCTACCACTGACATGGCTCAACTTCTCACTGTGCATCCCGCTCTATCCCCTGTCAGTTCTGGCTAAAG CATTTGCCATTTGTGTATCACTGCCCTATTTTGAATCCTTTGGCACATACTCCATCAAGCTACCATTTCCATTCGCCTTCTCAATCTACTTCCCCTATGTTCTGAAAATGTACCTCCTGGTGCTCTTTATAGGTAAGTATCTCATCTTCCAGAAAGCTGGATCTCAAGACAAATGGGATGTCTATGGCAACAAAAAATCACATCAGTACAACTCCTTTCACAAACTTTAA
- the HACD4 gene encoding very-long-chain (3R)-3-hydroxyacyl-CoA dehydratase 4 isoform X2: protein MQQRAHSTNQAAGRLGEVCKVIRFTMNTYLFVYDLMQFCGHSWIFTNMIIRFMSFGKDSLADTFYSIGLVMRLCQLLSILEILHILIGIDKSRLFPRFLQITERIIVLFVVINSQEEVQGKYIVCVLFFLWNLLDVVRYTYNMLARMEIHYLPLTWLNFSLCIPLYPLSVLAKAFAICVSLPYFESFGTYSIKLPFPFAFSIYFPYVLKMYLLVLFIGMCFIIQNLFSERKAHLGTGNVKKKRS from the exons ATGCAGCAGCGAGCCCATTCTACAAACCAGGCAGCAGGGAGGCTAGGTGAAGTTTGTAAGGTTATCCG CTTTACCATGAACACCTACCTCTTTGTGTATGACTTAATGCAATTCTGTGGACATTCCTGGATATTTACAAATATGATCATCAGGTTCATGTCATTTGGAAAAG ATTCGTTGGCTGACACGTTTTACTCCATAGGACTTGTAATGCGCCTTTGCCAATTGTTATCTATACTGGAGATTCTACACATCCTGATTGGCATTGATAAAAGCCGTCTCTTCCCCAGGTTTTTGCAG atcacTGAGAGAATAATTGTTTTATTTGTCGTGATCAACAGTCAGGAAGAAGTTCAAGGAAAATACAtcgtgtgtgttttatttttcctttggaatTTATTAGATGTGGTCAG GTACACCTACAACATGTTAGCAAGGATGGAAATACACTACCTACCACTGACATGGCTCAACTTCTCACTGTGCATCCCGCTCTATCCCCTGTCAGTTCTGGCTAAAG CATTTGCCATTTGTGTATCACTGCCCTATTTTGAATCCTTTGGCACATACTCCATCAAGCTACCATTTCCATTCGCCTTCTCAATCTACTTCCCCTATGTTCTGAAAATGTACCTCCTGGTGCTCTTTATAG GTATGTGCTTTATCATCCAGAACCTCTTCTCTGAAAGGAAGGCACACCTAGGGACAGGCAACgtcaaaaagaaaagaagctaA
- the HACD4 gene encoding very-long-chain (3R)-3-hydroxyacyl-CoA dehydratase 4 isoform X3 — MNTYLFVYDLMQFCGHSWIFTNMIIRFMSFGKDSLADTFYSIGLVMRLCQLLSILEILHILIGIDKSRLFPRFLQITERIIVLFVVINSQEEVQGKYIVCVLFFLWNLLDVVRYTYNMLARMEIHYLPLTWLNFSLCIPLYPLSVLAKAFAICVSLPYFESFGTYSIKLPFPFAFSIYFPYVLKMYLLVLFIGKYLIFQKAGSQDKWDVYGNKKSHQYNSFHKL, encoded by the exons ATGAACACCTACCTCTTTGTGTATGACTTAATGCAATTCTGTGGACATTCCTGGATATTTACAAATATGATCATCAGGTTCATGTCATTTGGAAAAG ATTCGTTGGCTGACACGTTTTACTCCATAGGACTTGTAATGCGCCTTTGCCAATTGTTATCTATACTGGAGATTCTACACATCCTGATTGGCATTGATAAAAGCCGTCTCTTCCCCAGGTTTTTGCAG atcacTGAGAGAATAATTGTTTTATTTGTCGTGATCAACAGTCAGGAAGAAGTTCAAGGAAAATACAtcgtgtgtgttttatttttcctttggaatTTATTAGATGTGGTCAG GTACACCTACAACATGTTAGCAAGGATGGAAATACACTACCTACCACTGACATGGCTCAACTTCTCACTGTGCATCCCGCTCTATCCCCTGTCAGTTCTGGCTAAAG CATTTGCCATTTGTGTATCACTGCCCTATTTTGAATCCTTTGGCACATACTCCATCAAGCTACCATTTCCATTCGCCTTCTCAATCTACTTCCCCTATGTTCTGAAAATGTACCTCCTGGTGCTCTTTATAGGTAAGTATCTCATCTTCCAGAAAGCTGGATCTCAAGACAAATGGGATGTCTATGGCAACAAAAAATCACATCAGTACAACTCCTTTCACAAACTTTAA